In one Lolium rigidum isolate FL_2022 chromosome 3, APGP_CSIRO_Lrig_0.1, whole genome shotgun sequence genomic region, the following are encoded:
- the LOC124694792 gene encoding uncharacterized protein At3g28850-like: MGCTTSRQARHDLRHCPSPLPLPRCQSFPARFDAGVHLVRLTSSTLGSLEIDKAAGLRALEAAATARAPRRLVPRTPTMTPPNEPEDIDAWALMAGLEEQSPLLAAPFGRHSFSFPIAAPQEFAASSKVTPLPMRMPSVNGEVKASKPMTPPRKKKAVLYFTSLRGVRATHEDCCLARAILKGYSVRVDERDVSMHREFRDELHGLLGLRGGALSKCWTPAAPILPSLFVDGEFVGNAEELKRLHENGELAARLAGCESAAAGESGACEACGDARFVLCEECSGSCKVYVDDEDEVYDDGEEGMDDGGAGFRRCTECNENGIVRCPVCCCS; the protein is encoded by the coding sequence ATGGGGTGCACCACCTCAAGGCAAGCCCGGCATGACCTCCGGCACTGCCCTTCTCCGCTCCCTCTACCGCGCTGCCAGTCGTTCCCCGCCCGCTTCGACGCCGGCGTCCACCTCGTGCGGCTCACGTCGTCGACGCTTGGGTCCCTCGAGATCGACAAGGCCGCCGGGCTGCGTGCGCTGGAGGCCGCGGCCACGGCGCGCGCGCCCAGGAGGCTGGTCCCGCGCACGCCCACCATGACGCCGCCGAATGAGCCCGAGGACATCGACGCATGGGCGCTCATGGCCGGCCTCGAGGAGCAGTCGCCACTTCTGGCCGCGCCGTTCGGACGTCACTCCTTCTCGTTCCCGATCGCGGCGCCGCAGGAGTTCGCCGCGTCGTCCAAGGTTACGCCGCTGCCCATGAGGATGCCTTCCGTGAACGGCGAGGTGAAGGCGAGCAAGCCCATGACGCCGCCGCGCAAGAAGAAGGCCGTGCTCTACTTCACGTCGCTGCGCGGCGTGCGCGCCACGCACGAGGACTGCTGCCTGGCGCGCGCCATCCTCAAGGGATACAGCGTGCGCGTCGACGAGCGGGACGTGTCCATGCACCGCGAATTCCGCGACGAGCTCCACGGCCTCCTCGGCCTCAGGGGCGGCGCCCTCTCCAAGTGCTGGACGCCGGCCGCGCCGATCCTCCCGAGCCTGTTCGTGGACGGGGAGTTCGTGGGAAACGCGGAAGAGCTGAAGCGGCTGCACGAGAACGGGGAGCTGGCGGCGAGGCTCGCCGGGTGCGAgagcgcggcggccggcgagtcAGGCGCGTGCGAGGCTTGTGGCGACGCACGGTTCGTGCTCTGCGAGGAGTGCTCCGGTAGCTGCAAGGTGTAcgtggacgacgaggacgaggtcTACGACGACGGAGAAGAAGGGATGGACGACGGTGGCGCGGGGTTCCGGCGGTGCACGGAGTGCAACGAGAATGGCATCGTGAGGTGCCCCGTCTGCTGCTGCTCCTGA